The Cupriavidus necator DNA window GGTGCAGCACCGCAGCCAGGCTTATAGCTCTTCCTTGATCGGGAGCACGCGCAGCACGCCGATGCCCAGATGCTGCAGCGGACCCATGCCGGGTTCGCTGTCATAGACCATGAGCTGCCCCTTCTCGCGCGTGGTCCAGGTCAGGCGCCGGTTGCCGCCGTCGCCATCGGTCTGCATGCCGACGCGATAGGCCATGTCGAGCAGCCCGTGCTCGGTGGACTTGATCATGCGCTCGGCCAGCGCCGGGCTGTCCAGCACGACGCCCATCTCGGTATTGAGCTTGGCCGAGCGCGGGTCCATGTTGAGCGAGCCGATGAATACCAGGTGCCGGTCGACGATGTAGTTCTTGGCATGCAGGCTGGCGCGGCTGGACGACAGCCATGAGCGCGAGCGCGAACCGCGCGCGGCCTTGCCGCTGCTTGCCAGTTCGGCGTAGGCGCTGGGCTTGAGCTCGTACAGCTCGACGCCCGCGGCCACCAGCGCCAGCCGGTGCGGGGCGTAGCCGGCATGCACCGGGCTGACATCGGTGGCGGCAAACGAGTTGGTCAGGATGCGCACGCGGATGCCGCGCTTTGCCAGGGCGATCAGCCAGGCCTCGCCATCGTCGTCCGGCACGAAGTACGGCGAGATCAGCAGCACTTCCTTCTGCGCGCCGTTGATCATTTTCTCGAGCCGGGCGGTGGCGTGCCCGGGGTCGTCGTCGGTCTGGTGCGTAATCTTGGCGGCCTTGTCGGAGACCACGACAGCCTTGCCGCTGTAGGCAGGCATGCGGCCGCTCTCGATGCCCTTGGCCAGGCCGGACTCCAGCAATTCCTTCACGTAGGGGCTGGCGACGGCCTGGTCGCCGCGTGCTTCCAGGCCCTTGCGCAGGCTGCGCATCTCAACCGGCGCTTCCTTGCCTGCGGGGATCAGCGCCACCACCGGGTATGAGGACTGGTCGTTCCAGTATTCGTCGAACACCGCCGATACCTGCGGCACCGCCGGTCCGGCAATCAGCACATCGAGGTCGCTGAAGTCCATGTCGGCGCGCGCGGAGAAGTAGGCATCGCCGACATTGCGCCCGCCCAGCAGGGTCATCTGGTTGTCCACCGTCATCGACTTGTTGTGCATGCGCCGGTCCAGCCGCTTGAAGCCGGCCAGCATTTCCAGCCAGCGCACGCTGCGGTTGGCAAACGGATTGAACAGTCGCACCTCGATATTGGGATGCGAATCGATGGCCGACAGGATCTTGTCCATGCCACCGGTATGCAGGTCGTCGAGCAGCATGCGCACGCGCACGCCGCGGTCGGCCGCGTCGATGATGTCGCCCAGCACGGCGGCGCCGGTGCCGGTGGTCTCGAAGATATAGGTCTGCAGGTCCAGGCTGCGTTGCGCCGCACGCGCCATCGCCAGCCGCGCAGCGAGCGCGTCGGGCCCGGACTGCAGCGGATAGAACAGCGACTCGCCTGGGTGCTGCGCCAGGCGCGGCGCCAGCACCTTGCCCAGCGGGGTGTCGGCGGTACTGACCGGGGCGCTCGAGGGGGTGCGCTGCGCCGAGGCTGGCAGGCTGGCGCACCCTGCCAGCAACCCGGCCGCCAGCGCCGACCCGAGCATCGCCGCCGTCAGCCGGCGCAGGCCCCGGCTGGCGCCCGCGTGCCTCGCGGCACGGCTTGGCCGGGTATCGAACGGAACATGACAGAGCGTCTGGAACATCCGTGAGGTCTCCCTGCGGCGGGATGGGATGGGGCTGGCCCCGCGCGCCGGCCGGCATGCAGCGCCTGCTACCTCGCACGATATACCGCGCGCCGCTGCCGTGGCAGCGGTGCCATTCCTGTTCCGCGTCGGGTGTTTGTCCTACATCGCATGCACAGGCAATGCGGTCACGCGGCCAATGCGGCACACCGGGCGGCGCGCGGCTCGCGCAGCGGCTTTCCCTGCACAACGATTTCTCTTATGATGCCGCCCAATATACCGGCCGGTAGAACCGGGAGGAGGCACTGGCGGCGGGCCGCCGCGACCCGTGCGGCTGGCGCTTCGGCGCAGCTTGCCGCCTCTCGGCGATGCCGGCATAGTTGCGCGCCTTCGCGACCTTTTGTCCTGGCGCGCGCCCAGACCGGATCCTGATGTCAAGCCAACCTTCCCAGCCCACCTCTTCCGGCGCCCCCGCGCCGACGCTGCGCCGCACCCTGCGGGCACGCCATCTCACCATGATCGCCATCGGCGGCTCGATCGGCACGGGGCTGTTCGTGGCCTCGGGTGCCACCATCGCACAGGCCGGCCCCGGCGGCGCGCTGGCCGCCTATATCCTGATCGGGGCGATGGTCTATTTCCTGATGACCAGCCTGGGCGAGCTGGCGGCCTATATGCCGGTGTCGGGCTCGTTCGCCACCTATGGCGCGCGCTATGTCGATGAAGGCTTCGGCTTCGCGCTCGGCTGGAACTATTGGTACAACTGGGCGGTGACCATCGCGGTGGAACTGGCCGCGGCCCAGCTGGTGATGCAGTACTGGTTCCCCGACACGCCGGGCGTGCTGTGGAGCGCGCTGTTCCTGGGCCTGATGTTCCTGCTCAACGCGATCTCGGTGCGCGGCTTCGGCGAGGCCGAGTACTGGTGCGCGCTGGTCAAGGTGGTGACGGTGATCGCCTTTATCGGCATCGGCACGCTGATGATCTTCGGCATCCTGCGCGGCGACGTGTCGGCCTCCCACGGACTGGCCAACCTGACCACCGGCGACGCGCCCTTCGTCGGCGGCCTGCCGGCGCTGATCGGCGTGGCCATGATCGCCGGCTTCTCGTTCCAGGGCACCGAGCTGATCGGCGTCGCCGCCGGCGAATCGGCCGATCCGGCCAAGAACATCCCGCGCGCGGTGCGCCAGGTGTTCTGGCGCATCCTGCTGTTCTATGTGCTGGCGATCCTGATCATCGGCATCCTGATCCCCTACACCGACCCGAACCTGCTCAAGAACGACGTGCAGACCGTGGGCGTCAGCCCGTTCACGCTGGTGTTCCGCCATGCGGGCCTGGCCTTTGCGGCAGGCGTGATGAACGCGGTGATCCTGACCGCGGTGCTGTCGGCCGGCAATTCTGGCATGTATGCCTCCACCCGCATGCTGTACAACCTGGCCACCGAAGGCCGCGCGCCGCGCATCTTTGCGCAGCTCACGCGCAACGGCGTGCCGCTGATGGCGCTGCTGGCCACTACCGCGGTGGGCGCGCTGTGCTTTCTCACCTCGTTGTTCGAAAGCAGGTCGGTCTACCTGTGGCTGCTGAACCTGTCCGGCATGACCGGATTTATCGCGTGGCTGGGCATTGCGGTCAGCCATTACCGCTTCCGCAAGGGCTTTGTCGCGCAAGGGCTGGACCTGGACCGGCTGCCTTACCGCTCGCCGTTCTTCCCCTACGGGCCGATCTTCGCCTTTGCGCTGTGCCTGATCGTGACGCTTGGGCAGAACTACCAGGCTTTCACCAGCGGCAAGATCGACTGGGTCAGCGTGGCCGCCACCTATATCGGCATCCCGATCTTCCTCCTGATCTGGCTGGGCTATCGCATTGCGCGCAAGACGCGCTTCGTGTCCTATGCCGAGATGCAATTCCCCGCCCTGCCGGCCAGACGCGATGCCGCCCCGGCGCGCGCCGCCGTGCCGGCAATCGGTGAATAAGCGCCATTCCCGCGCGCTTCACAACCAGCAGTACACAAGAGCAAGAAAGCACAAGCACAACAACAACAAGGAGCATCGCTTTGAAGAGAGCAATCCGCATGAGCATGCTGGCGCTTGGCGCCGGCATGGCACTGAGCCTGTCCGCGCACGCCGCGCCGACGCTGGTGGAATCGGTGCAGGGCTACACCCTGAAGCAGGACAAGATCACCAGCTTCACCGGCCTGGTGTTCGACCAGGGCAAGGTGCTGGCCACCGGCGACGCCGCCGCACTGCGCGCGCAGTACCCCGATGCCAAACGCATCGACGGCCAGGGCAAGACCCTGCTGCCGGGCCTGATCGACGCCCACGGCCACGTGTTCCGCCTGGGCTTCAAGACCACCGAGATCTCGCTGTCCGGCACCAGGACGCTGGCCGAGGCGCAAGGCATGATCCGCGCCTATGGCGACAAGAACCCGCAGCGCAAGTGGCTGCTGGGCTATGGCTGGAACCAGGTGAACTGGAAGCTGGGCCGCTTCCCGACCGCGGCCGAGCTGGACGCGGCGGTGTCGGACCGCCCGGTGCGGCTGGTGCGCGTGGACGGCCACGCCGCGTGGCTCAACACCAAGGCGCTGCAGGCCGCCGGCATCACGCGCGACACCAAGGACCCGGCCGGCGGACGCATCGAGCGCGATGCCAACGGCAACCCCACCGGCGTGCTGGTCGACAAGGCCATGGCGCTGGTCAACAGCGTGATCCCGCCGTACAGCGACGATGACCGCCGCGCCGCGCTGGCCGCCTCGCTGGCGCACATGAACGCGCTCGGCCTGACCGCAGCGGGCGACGCCGGCGTGACCGTTGCCGAGGACAAGATTTACCGCGAGTTCGCCGACCAGGGCAAGCTGACCACGCGCATCTACGGCATGATCCGCGACACCGGCGACGACTTCAAGGCGCTGTCGGCCAAGGGGCCGCTGGTGGGCTATGGCAACGACCGCTACTACCTGCGCGCGGTCAAGCTGTATGGCGACGGCGCACTGGGCAGCCGCGGCGCCGCGCTGATGGCACCGTACTCGGACGACCACGTGCACAGCGGCCTGCTCTTCATGAGCGATGCCGCCATGCAGACCGCGATCAAGACCGCGATCAAGGCCGGCTACCAGGTCAACATCCACGCCATCGGCGATGCCACCAACCACCAGGTGCTGGATGCCATGGAAACGGCCTACAAGGACGTGGGCGGGCGCCAGTTGCGTAACCGCGTCGAGCACGCGCAGGTGATCGCGCTGTCGGACATCCCGCGCTTCAAGACGCTGGACCTGATCGCCTCGATGCAGCCCACGCACGCCACCAGCGACATGAACATGGCCGAAGACCGTGTCGGCAAGGATCGCATCAAGGGCGCCTATGCCTGGCAGACGCTGCTCAAGCAAGGCACCGTGATCGCGGGCGGCTCGGACTTCCCGGTGGAATCGGCCAACCCGTTCTACGGCCTGCACGCCGCGGTCACCCGCACTGACCATGAAGGCCGCCCGATCCGCGGCTGGCATCCGGAAGAGGCCATGACCCTGCCGCAGGCATTCCGCGCCTTCACCCTGGACGCGGCCTATGCCGAGCACCAGGAGAAGACGCTGGGCTCGCTCGAAGCCGGCAAGTGGGCCGACTTCATCCTGGTCGACCAGGACCTGTTCAAGGCCAAGCCGGCAGACATCTGGAAGACCCAGGTGCTGGAGACCTGGGTGGCGGGTGAGCGGGTGTACGCGAAGGACGGCAAGCGTTAAGCCGCCATCCACGGCATGCCGCCATTCGCGGCGGCTTGCTGTCCTTGAAAAAAAGCGCGCGGCACTGATCGTGCCGCGCGCTTTTCATTTGCTGGCGGTCTGGACTGCGCGTTACATGGCCAGCTCGCTATGCGACCCA harbors:
- a CDS encoding phospholipase D family protein produces the protein MFQTLCHVPFDTRPSRAARHAGASRGLRRLTAAMLGSALAAGLLAGCASLPASAQRTPSSAPVSTADTPLGKVLAPRLAQHPGESLFYPLQSGPDALAARLAMARAAQRSLDLQTYIFETTGTGAAVLGDIIDAADRGVRVRMLLDDLHTGGMDKILSAIDSHPNIEVRLFNPFANRSVRWLEMLAGFKRLDRRMHNKSMTVDNQMTLLGGRNVGDAYFSARADMDFSDLDVLIAGPAVPQVSAVFDEYWNDQSSYPVVALIPAGKEAPVEMRSLRKGLEARGDQAVASPYVKELLESGLAKGIESGRMPAYSGKAVVVSDKAAKITHQTDDDPGHATARLEKMINGAQKEVLLISPYFVPDDDGEAWLIALAKRGIRVRILTNSFAATDVSPVHAGYAPHRLALVAAGVELYELKPSAYAELASSGKAARGSRSRSWLSSSRASLHAKNYIVDRHLVFIGSLNMDPRSAKLNTEMGVVLDSPALAERMIKSTEHGLLDMAYRVGMQTDGDGGNRRLTWTTREKGQLMVYDSEPGMGPLQHLGIGVLRVLPIKEEL
- a CDS encoding amidohydrolase, which translates into the protein MKRAIRMSMLALGAGMALSLSAHAAPTLVESVQGYTLKQDKITSFTGLVFDQGKVLATGDAAALRAQYPDAKRIDGQGKTLLPGLIDAHGHVFRLGFKTTEISLSGTRTLAEAQGMIRAYGDKNPQRKWLLGYGWNQVNWKLGRFPTAAELDAAVSDRPVRLVRVDGHAAWLNTKALQAAGITRDTKDPAGGRIERDANGNPTGVLVDKAMALVNSVIPPYSDDDRRAALAASLAHMNALGLTAAGDAGVTVAEDKIYREFADQGKLTTRIYGMIRDTGDDFKALSAKGPLVGYGNDRYYLRAVKLYGDGALGSRGAALMAPYSDDHVHSGLLFMSDAAMQTAIKTAIKAGYQVNIHAIGDATNHQVLDAMETAYKDVGGRQLRNRVEHAQVIALSDIPRFKTLDLIASMQPTHATSDMNMAEDRVGKDRIKGAYAWQTLLKQGTVIAGGSDFPVESANPFYGLHAAVTRTDHEGRPIRGWHPEEAMTLPQAFRAFTLDAAYAEHQEKTLGSLEAGKWADFILVDQDLFKAKPADIWKTQVLETWVAGERVYAKDGKR
- a CDS encoding amino acid permease; the encoded protein is MSSQPSQPTSSGAPAPTLRRTLRARHLTMIAIGGSIGTGLFVASGATIAQAGPGGALAAYILIGAMVYFLMTSLGELAAYMPVSGSFATYGARYVDEGFGFALGWNYWYNWAVTIAVELAAAQLVMQYWFPDTPGVLWSALFLGLMFLLNAISVRGFGEAEYWCALVKVVTVIAFIGIGTLMIFGILRGDVSASHGLANLTTGDAPFVGGLPALIGVAMIAGFSFQGTELIGVAAGESADPAKNIPRAVRQVFWRILLFYVLAILIIGILIPYTDPNLLKNDVQTVGVSPFTLVFRHAGLAFAAGVMNAVILTAVLSAGNSGMYASTRMLYNLATEGRAPRIFAQLTRNGVPLMALLATTAVGALCFLTSLFESRSVYLWLLNLSGMTGFIAWLGIAVSHYRFRKGFVAQGLDLDRLPYRSPFFPYGPIFAFALCLIVTLGQNYQAFTSGKIDWVSVAATYIGIPIFLLIWLGYRIARKTRFVSYAEMQFPALPARRDAAPARAAVPAIGE